A DNA window from Cytobacillus sp. IB215665 contains the following coding sequences:
- a CDS encoding LysE family translocator — protein sequence MVSIGSLLAFALVSLGIVCSPGPNMIYLISRSITQGRIAGIISLLGVMLGFVIYLFATLLGLASLFNAVPFIYELVKWAGVAYLLWLAWNSFNSKTSILTPQTLSIESPRKLFLMGFMTNLLNPKIAILYVSLLPQFQDPAQGSLLLQGATLGLTQLIISFIVNLLIVLTASKISIWFSTRPTWQKIQRWFMGSVLTGLAGHLAFERVDK from the coding sequence ATGGTTAGCATTGGGAGTTTGTTAGCTTTTGCATTGGTTTCACTTGGTATTGTATGTTCTCCGGGACCTAACATGATTTATCTTATTTCTCGTTCTATTACTCAAGGACGAATTGCAGGAATCATCTCTCTTTTAGGTGTTATGCTTGGATTTGTGATTTACTTATTTGCGACATTACTCGGACTTGCTTCATTATTTAATGCAGTTCCCTTTATTTATGAATTAGTGAAATGGGCTGGTGTTGCTTACCTACTTTGGCTTGCTTGGAATTCATTTAATTCAAAGACTTCAATTTTAACCCCGCAAACTCTTTCCATTGAGTCCCCGAGAAAATTGTTTCTAATGGGGTTCATGACTAATTTACTAAATCCTAAGATTGCAATTTTGTATGTATCTTTACTTCCTCAATTTCAAGATCCAGCACAAGGTTCATTACTTCTCCAAGGTGCTACTCTAGGTCTTACGCAACTTATAATTAGTTTTATCGTTAATCTGCTCATTGTTCTAACAGCTAGTAAAATATCTATATGGTTTTCAACACGTCCTACATGGCAAAAGATTCAACGTTGGTTCATGGGGAGTGTATTGACTGGTTTAGCAGGACACCTAGCTTTTGAACGAGTAGATAA